The DNA segment TAGAGTGGGCGGCGGCTTTTATCGCCATTATGCAAGCCGGTGCCGTAGCTATCCCGCTGGACAACGGAATGAGCAGTGAAAAAGCCCTCGCCATAACTAAACGTGTTAAGGCCAAAATGCTTATTTGCGACCATAATAAGTTGGCCAAAGGTTTTGATAAAGCCGGCATACCCACCTACTCGCTTACGCAAGGCACGGCTAATTATGTGCTAAACCTAAAAAATCATAAAGCGCAAAATTTCCCTGTAGGAGCGATGGAAGATATAGCCGCTATTTTATTTACCAGCGGCACGACAGGTAACGAAAAAGGTGTTATTTTAACGCAACGCGCCTTAGTAGGTGATGCCTTTTTAGCCCAAAGCCTTATTAAAGTTTACCCCAGCGATATAGCTTATGTGCTTTTGCCTATGCACCATAGTTACTGCTTAACGGCCGTTTTTATTATTAGTTTAACGGCCGGTATGCAACTGCTTTTTACCGATAAAATTGCCATTAGCCACATTTTACACGATTTAAAAGCCGGTAAAGTTACCTGTTTGCTGGGTGTGCCCATGCTTTACAACAAAGTTATTAACGGTATTATGAGTAACATTAAAAAGAGCGGGCCGCTGGTAACGGCTTTAGTAAAAAGCCTGCTAACTTTTAGCGGCTTTATTAATAAAGTATTTAAGGTAAATATTGGCGGCCAACTCCCTATTTTAAAGGGGATATTAGGTAAAGCTAGCCTTTCTACCCTGCGTGTACTTATCAGCGGCGGCGGCCCGATTGCCGCCGAAACCCTTAGCACTTACCGCAACTTTGGCCTTAACATGACGCAAGGGTACGGCCTTACCGAAACCGGCCCCATCATCACCGTTAATCCGCCGCACGCCTATCGCTCCGGCTCCGTTGGTCGTGTGCTGCCCGAGACCGACATCGTCATCTTACAGCCAAACAACGAAGGCATTGGCGAAATTGCCGTAAAAGGGCCTATGCTCTTTGAGGGTTACTATAGCGATAATGACGCCACCGTCGCCGTCTTTACCGCCGATGGTTACTTTAAAACCGGCGATTTAGGCTGGAAAGATAAAGATAACTACATCTACATAACCGGCCGGGCCAAAAATATGATTGTGAGCGAAGGCGGCAAAAATGTTTATCCCGAAGAGGTAGAAGATGTCTTTCAATTAGACGGCGAATTTGAACAGTTGTTAGTACGCGGTTATGTGAGTGATGAAAAGTTAAAAACCGAAGCGATAGAGGCCGTTGTTTACCCTAATGCCGAGCTTTTTAAAGGCCAAAACTTGGATAATGTTAAAAAACGGGTGATAGAGCTGGTGAGGGCCGGTAATAAAAAATTACGCAGTTATCAGCAAATTAAACGTATTAGGTTGGTAAGTAAACCTTTAGCTATATCCAGCACCAATAAAATTAAACGCTTTACCACCGCCAGTGATGAAGGCGAAGTGATTTACGGCTAGGCAGGGGCTTGCTCTGCCTAGCTAATAATCTTTAATTAAATTTTAGCCCCTGTAAGCTTTAAATATAGTATTGGGTTATCCAATACTATAATTTTTAGCTCGTTAACGGCCCTAGTAACTATTTGGTAAAGCATACCGCCTAAACTATAGTAGCTATCACTCATTTGTAGTTTGCCGTTATCATCGTAGCTAAAGTTTTTATCCATAATAAAAACAACTTTATCAAATTCTTGCCCGATAACATCGTGAGCCTTACAGCCAGCCATCGCCGAAATTTTATCGATATTTTCGCTTTTATCTAAATAATTGGTATAAGTTATAGCTTGCCAACCTTTGTTACTGCATAAATACCTTATATAACCTTCGGCGTTCTCAAAATTATCAAAGTACTCTATGCTAACATTGTTACTCATCGGTTTAAAATAGTTACGGCCCTTATTAAACAA comes from the Spirochaetaceae bacterium genome and includes:
- a CDS encoding AMP-binding protein; its protein translation is MSKFTFYTPWVQLDNYRGKFFNDKWPTIPQLLALNAYRYADKIAFSTFEDNKNLRTYSYYQVKLLVDNIAGYFIEKGIKKGDNIVLSGANSLEWAAAFIAIMQAGAVAIPLDNGMSSEKALAITKRVKAKMLICDHNKLAKGFDKAGIPTYSLTQGTANYVLNLKNHKAQNFPVGAMEDIAAILFTSGTTGNEKGVILTQRALVGDAFLAQSLIKVYPSDIAYVLLPMHHSYCLTAVFIISLTAGMQLLFTDKIAISHILHDLKAGKVTCLLGVPMLYNKVINGIMSNIKKSGPLVTALVKSLLTFSGFINKVFKVNIGGQLPILKGILGKASLSTLRVLISGGGPIAAETLSTYRNFGLNMTQGYGLTETGPIITVNPPHAYRSGSVGRVLPETDIVILQPNNEGIGEIAVKGPMLFEGYYSDNDATVAVFTADGYFKTGDLGWKDKDNYIYITGRAKNMIVSEGGKNVYPEEVEDVFQLDGEFEQLLVRGYVSDEKLKTEAIEAVVYPNAELFKGQNLDNVKKRVIELVRAGNKKLRSYQQIKRIRLVSKPLAISSTNKIKRFTTASDEGEVIYG